AATCGCGGACTTGTCCATTCGCATCGAATTTTTTTCGTTTCGCTCAGTAAAATGTAGTTGGTAGTGAAATTGCCCTAATTGCAGTGTCCAAACCCACAAAATGAGAAGTaaaatagattttaaaaaattaactctATAACAATAAAAACAGGGCCAcaagaatgaaaaaaagaaatattcatAACATTCGAGATTCagtaaaaagtaagaaaaaaatacttgtcCTACAAAGTTGTTAAACAACTTGATTAAAAATTTGACGAAGCTATATATTCAGGTATACTTTCTAACTCGGTTTGCTCCACACTCATGCTGACGCCTTCTGGAATGTTTCTTTGAACATATTCTAAATATATCTCTGCCGTATCGCCGGTCAATTCACACATCTAAAACGTATTAAAAGCCATTACAAAAATGAAAGCACTCGCCAAAAAAGGacgacaaaagtttttttttagtattgttaaaaaaaatactatatacAACAGAAACACTTTTGTAAAGAACATGATGTGGTAAAGATCAGTGTTTATTCTATAAGCACAGTAAAATACCACATGGTCAAAAGCGACACTTCTTACTAATTTATTTCTAGCATTTTAGCAAATGTTTAAAGGGGTGTCAATATTCCTGACTTGCTGCTGACCTGATTATATCGCCTACTTTTAAGAAACAAATATTCGCACAACTAATTTTTACAGTCAATtggccaaattttttttcattttttgcaaaGTTTGATTTTGCAACAACAATTGCAATATTAAACTTTGCAGGACTTATTGTGGTGGATTTGTGCGAAATATACTAAAATAAGTTTAGcaaaaatagttttgaaaaaatttaagtgGTAAGGCTGGAGAAGTCAAACTTGTTTATCAAAacacaacaaataaataaataaatacatattttcaCCTGGAGCATTCTAGCATGAGTACGCAATTCATATTGCACTCTATGCTTCTTATAAATATGAGGAGACTTCAGCAATGTTCTTTTTTCAGTGTGACAAGGTAAGATGAtcctaatataaaaataaaaagacaagatgaaaaaaatgtttgcttTTCCATTTTAAACTTGCAAAAGACTAGATTTCCGAAAGCATTAATATTCGCGGTTTTACGAATAAAAATGAGCTGTTAGATTTCTCGAGAATTAAAATTCGTGACTACCTAggttttgcaaaaaattatttctacgCTTGTTGAAATTAGTGTCCTATTTATGGGCAAAATAAATAAAGGAGGCTTTAGTTTCAGGCAAGTatacatttattaaaatatttgactGAAAccgaagaaatataaaaaattatttagatcCTTTAATATTCAAAATcaaagaaacatttaaaaatttcaattctAAACTAAATAGCATtcaaagaatatatatatttatataacgaCCTCACTTAACATGTTTGCTTTCTCCTATTCAACTTAAAAATTGTTCCtccaaaaaaaaactgaaagggTTCTGGAATACTgcccaaaaagaaaaaaaaatatcaaatgttaTTCAAAAAATGCTTGTTATGTCAAACTTTTATCCAAGAAGacgatgaaaaaaatttttgtgatctcaaaacaattttttttattctatgtACTTTCACAAACTGAAAAATTCCACAGATATTATTTTATGTGAATAAACTAACGATTCTGTAGGATTCTTTTCAAGATTTTATACAGTGTATAAAAGGGAGAAAGCCAAATAGATATAACATATACCAAATTATGCGCACTTAAAATCTACAATATTTTACCTTTTGTCACAACAACTGACTTTATAACTGTGTTAATTACGTTTTTATTAAACTGCCAGTTAAAAGCTGCAAAAGTCAACATTTCGTTGATACATTCTTTAAACTTGCATTTAAACAACTAGTATCCCGAAATGTGCAAATAAATAATCTCTATTCTGCATTTTTGCAAGCGTATTTCGTGGAACAAAACCGGACATGGAAATAAGTCTTTTGGTTCTTATAGATAATATGCAATTTTATATAAGGGcaaagcaaaaaatgacttagctGTTCTTTCTAGGAAATGTTCTccacttttttaattaaacaatgTGGAATTCcccttaagaaaaaaaaaacataggtGAGTTAACCACAAGGCAGGCTATCTCTGTAATGAATGAACATGAAAACTCACCTCAGCATGCGAAGACCTGTATGCTATGTATCACCATCGCATATTATCTTTAAGAAAACATGGAGATGTTTAGCCTTCGTAAGAAATTTATTAATCGCTTCTTAATAGAAGCGTCGACTCATATTGCACCACGCATGTGCAGTTAATAGAAATTGCAGCTGACTCAATCCGACTTTTTGCGCCTAGAGCACCCGCCCTTTAGCTGTTTAgccaatcaaaattaaaaacaaaataagtttgtacaatgtttgtttacatatgCATGACAGCGAAGTAAAATGATATCACCAACTTACCCAACAACAACATTTTAACCAATCCTTCAACATTATTTAGTTActgaagcaatttttttttaaaataataaaactttaatttaaattcagagttaaaaaattgaattttgagttcgaaaattaaatttagatTCCAATAAACATTCTGCCTATTCTTTAAAGCAACAATGAAGTCTATTGTTACAAAAATATGAGCAAACTAAAAACTCAAACTACACCCCTCTTTTAACATGGTTAAACAGAATTTCATTAAAACAGTTGGTGAAAAATAATGAGGATGCAAAAGGGTGAAGCTTTCAAAATcacttttatttgatttaaggttcatattttcaaaaaaatattgtaaaaaaataataattaaaacaaataataattatataacTAACTTGAATGATTGAAGAAAACAAATAACTAAATTACTAAATAGAAATTTCAAAAGCTTACATCCTTTATTTCCAGTTGGACTAATCATCTGAGCTTTCAGCTCTATTTTCGAAAAACAGATTTTCAATGCCTTTTTAATTACTGTGAAACTTGCGAACGAATTCGGTTGTTTCAACAAAGACTGCAATAAGTTTAGCAAGAGTGAAAAAACAGGGAAATTATGTCAAATCTGTTTACACTTCACTCTAAATGGTTCAGTGTTAAAAAACCTGAGCAAAATTCAAGTTTAAAAAGACTAGAATGTAGCTGCTTCTTACCTTTTTGATACGTCTAGGCCAAGGACACCTGCTGCTCCTTGTAAAAATTGGGTGTAACTATCCAGTACTGCTTCATCAAAGCTTCTTACTTTCAATGTAATTTGCGAAATGAATCTCTCTCCTGGCTGGAAGAAAAAGGAATGACATTTTACTTAATCCCTTGATATTCCCGACGTTTAGCATCACCTCAGCTATAATGAACCCTGTATATGCTTTCAgatgatatatatattttaaaaaaaaatatttttaatacatgTATGCCAAAatggttaaaaataaattaaaaatgctatttagtttaaaattgaaatttttaaatgtttctaaAGAAGGGTAAACATCACAAATTTAAAATCTTAAGATGTAAATATTCTGAAAACAGAAAAGAgaatttctaaaatttaaaaaaagactaaaaCGAGGTTAATGACTATAACAAGTAATAATGAAAGATTTACCTTCTCAGTCGCATTAGGtgaagaaaacaattttgatgTGGATAACcgattaattttcttaaaatgaAGCTAGAATAAAAGTTTGTATATATATCATTTATTCTTGGACTGCTAAGACAATGCAGTTTCTCTTCAATTTGCAAATGTAGAGGAAAGGGTCAAATTGTCAATATTGGCAGCTCACGCAGGCCCTAAATATTGATAAGTGAACTATACAAGTTTAAAATGTGTGAATCTAAAATAGAAATAAACCCACATAATTAATTGTGAGGAAAGACttcaaaatttacaattttGTCTCATATAATCTGATCAAATCTGTAGCTGCCAAATCAATCCTGCTCACGAAAAGACTTGCCCAATTCTGacaaatgagaaactagctgagctaTTAATTGCTCCCCTAATTCCACAAAAATTTTGTCTGGcagagcaatatcaattcatctcacatggaaatcgaTGTTATCTTTTGTATTAtttgcagtaaaaaataaccaaaataaataaatcaaaggacaatttaaagttttgtaagtttttatattattactgATGTGTAAAAATTTAAGTTTACTACTCTTTAAATTTTGTGCTATTGTCAGTAAAATGAAAGTTTTATTGCTAATTTTCAggtaaaaacttcaaaaaatatttttaggttcGTCAAATTGAATCTATACTAaattcaaagattttttttctgcaCTAAATTTATGCCCCATCATTTGTCAGATCACCAAATCAAAATGGCATAAAATTTGCAGGAATAAACAATAATTACCCCAGTAATGACAATATAATGAACTACATATAGAAGAGTAACAAGCtgttgtttgaaaaatatataaaaattgcaggttacaataaaaaacaaatattgtttTACTAATATTATGG
This is a stretch of genomic DNA from Hydractinia symbiolongicarpus strain clone_291-10 chromosome 9, HSymV2.1, whole genome shotgun sequence. It encodes these proteins:
- the LOC130657783 gene encoding 28S ribosomal protein S10, mitochondrial-like; translation: MRKIVGKRALFKSMQNLSNSLGIYLACVANVLHNFASLAKLNCFEKNILQLIRHRANHPLGNMATTGFIRRGARKCLCSIQNKTILTNTHQLHFKKINRLSTSKLFSSPNATEKPGERFISQITLKVRSFDEAVLDSYTQFLQGAAGVLGLDVSKRIILPCHTEKRTLLKSPHIYKKHRVQYELRTHARMLQMCELTGDTAEIYLEYVQRNIPEGVSMSVEQTELESIPEYIASSNF